One Arthrobacter sp. FW306-07-I genomic window carries:
- a CDS encoding nuclease-related domain-containing protein, whose product MGAGDGAAEQSRLAAERVARLKRRLDQAECATKSWDAGAVGERVVADKLSELVPRGWYVLHDVHWPGRPKAYLDHVLVGPGGVVVIDSKNWTGEVRVASGVLWQGRYARTQAVEGALAQCAAVASVLSPPHRRLVRPLICMAAQPDLFGVTDSDVAVAGFQRVVAAIEALPAVLDQQAVVGLYAQLGQQLTHEQEPGITALRNVRPGTVVRPAGALPPAGPSAGPQRKSSSDEDADRTRSVSRHPAGRALPAKGAAKGTPARKSTGGRQAVPGHQAGTPGRPIRHGRNGKAQQRGVTSGGKLALLAAFVIFAVYILPYLGR is encoded by the coding sequence ATGGGGGCAGGAGACGGGGCAGCGGAGCAGTCCAGGCTGGCGGCCGAGCGCGTTGCCCGCCTGAAGCGCCGGCTCGACCAGGCCGAGTGCGCGACAAAGTCGTGGGATGCCGGGGCCGTGGGGGAGCGGGTGGTGGCCGACAAGCTCAGCGAGTTGGTCCCGCGCGGCTGGTACGTGCTGCACGATGTCCACTGGCCGGGCCGCCCCAAGGCCTACCTTGACCACGTCCTTGTGGGTCCCGGCGGGGTAGTGGTGATCGATTCCAAGAACTGGACCGGTGAAGTCCGGGTGGCATCTGGTGTGCTGTGGCAGGGCCGCTATGCCCGGACCCAGGCGGTGGAAGGTGCGCTGGCCCAGTGCGCTGCCGTGGCTTCCGTGCTGTCTCCGCCGCACCGCAGGCTGGTGCGCCCGCTCATCTGCATGGCCGCGCAGCCGGACCTGTTCGGGGTGACCGACTCGGATGTTGCCGTGGCCGGTTTCCAGCGGGTGGTGGCGGCCATCGAGGCGCTCCCGGCAGTGCTCGACCAGCAGGCAGTTGTGGGGCTGTACGCCCAACTGGGCCAACAGCTCACCCACGAGCAGGAGCCCGGTATCACTGCCCTTCGGAACGTGCGCCCGGGAACCGTGGTGCGGCCGGCAGGAGCACTTCCCCCCGCCGGCCCCTCGGCCGGCCCGCAGCGAAAGTCCAGTTCAGACGAGGACGCGGACCGGACTCGAAGTGTGTCGAGGCACCCCGCCGGCCGTGCCCTGCCTGCGAAGGGAGCGGCAAAAGGAACGCCGGCAAGAAAGTCCACGGGAGGCCGGCAGGCAGTCCCGGGACACCAGGCGGGAACGCCGGGGCGACCAATCCGCCACGGCCGGAACGGCAAAGCGCAGCAGCGGGGCGTTACCAGTGGAGGAAAACTCGCCCTGCTGGCGGCCTTCGTCATTTTTGCCGTCTATATCCTGCCCTACTTGGGCCGGTAG
- a CDS encoding LysR family transcriptional regulator ArgP has protein sequence MNLEHLKALVAVVDEGTFEAAADLLRITPSAVSQRIKALEASVGQVLVRRRLPCTATDAGALLLRMARQVQVLEAETAAALGSGVNARAHLPVAINADSLATWFVPVLHQAAQWEDTTIDLHVEDQGFSSQLLREGDVMGAVTSDPVPVSGCRVELLGSMRYIPVAAPGLRRRFSASGRVDWAAMPVLKFNTKDTLQQQLLTAKNVLQLPPTHLVPSSQGFLAAVTAGLGWGMIPELQLTDELADGALVRLDDTAYQDVALYWQAWTLDSERLNRVTAAVRSAAKNQLRPGESGEATGPSRAGYRRQK, from the coding sequence ATGAACCTTGAACACCTGAAAGCCCTCGTGGCGGTTGTCGACGAGGGAACGTTCGAGGCAGCCGCGGACCTGCTTCGAATCACCCCTTCCGCGGTGAGCCAGCGGATCAAGGCCCTGGAAGCCTCGGTGGGCCAGGTCCTGGTACGCCGCCGGCTGCCCTGCACCGCCACCGACGCCGGTGCGCTGCTGCTGCGGATGGCCCGCCAGGTGCAGGTACTGGAGGCGGAGACGGCGGCAGCGCTTGGTTCAGGAGTGAACGCGCGGGCCCACCTGCCGGTGGCCATCAACGCGGATTCACTGGCCACCTGGTTTGTCCCCGTCCTGCATCAGGCCGCGCAATGGGAGGACACCACCATCGATCTCCACGTGGAGGACCAGGGCTTCAGCAGCCAGTTGCTGCGCGAGGGGGACGTCATGGGGGCTGTGACCTCGGATCCTGTTCCCGTGAGCGGCTGCCGGGTGGAGCTGCTGGGCTCCATGCGGTACATCCCGGTGGCTGCCCCGGGGCTGCGGCGGCGCTTTTCCGCATCCGGGCGCGTGGATTGGGCCGCAATGCCGGTCCTGAAATTCAACACGAAGGACACCCTGCAGCAGCAGCTGCTCACCGCAAAAAACGTGCTGCAGCTTCCGCCCACGCACCTGGTGCCGTCCTCCCAGGGATTCCTCGCCGCGGTCACAGCCGGGCTGGGCTGGGGCATGATCCCGGAACTCCAGCTCACCGATGAGCTGGCCGACGGCGCCCTGGTCCGGCTGGATGACACCGCCTACCAGGATGTGGCGCTTTACTGGCAGGCCTGGACGCTCGATTCGGAACGGCTCAACCGGGTCACCGCCGCAGTGCGCAGCGCCGCCAAAAACCAGCTGCGGCCGGGTGAATCGGGGGAAGCTACCGGCCCAAGTAGGGCAGGATATAGACGGCAAAAATGA
- a CDS encoding LysE/ArgO family amino acid transporter produces MLTGLALIVAIGAQNAFVLRQGIRREHIGAVVAVCMAGDAVLIVGGTAGIGAIVTHFPAALEVLRWAGAAYLLWFAVRSFMAAMKPSALAGQAPRSKNSVIATTAALTFLNPHVYLDTVVLLGSLANQQGPDLRWIFAAGAVTGSVLWFFGLGYGARALAGVLSSPRTWRWIDGAIGVLMVILAIRLALH; encoded by the coding sequence ATGCTGACAGGCCTCGCACTGATCGTGGCCATCGGCGCGCAGAACGCCTTCGTGCTGCGCCAAGGCATCCGCCGGGAGCACATCGGTGCGGTGGTAGCCGTGTGCATGGCGGGGGACGCCGTGCTGATTGTCGGCGGGACGGCGGGGATCGGTGCGATTGTCACCCACTTCCCGGCGGCGCTGGAAGTCCTGCGCTGGGCCGGGGCCGCCTACCTGCTGTGGTTCGCGGTGCGCTCCTTCATGGCTGCGATGAAGCCCTCGGCCCTGGCAGGGCAGGCGCCCCGGTCGAAGAATTCGGTGATTGCCACCACCGCCGCCCTGACCTTCCTCAACCCCCATGTCTACCTGGACACCGTGGTGCTGCTGGGCAGCCTGGCCAACCAGCAGGGCCCCGACCTGCGCTGGATCTTTGCCGCAGGCGCGGTCACCGGGAGCGTGCTGTGGTTCTTTGGCCTGGGGTACGGGGCCAGGGCGCTGGCAGGCGTGCTCAGCAGTCCCCGCACCTGGCGGTGGATCGACGGAGCCATCGGCGTGCTGATGGTAATCCTGGCCATCCGGCTGGCGCTGCACTGA
- a CDS encoding DUF4190 domain-containing protein yields MSNQPSQGPDYQRSGSSPWPGYQPPPQNQGPSYGQPQYGQSQYNPGQYGQGQYNNAQYGQPQYFGQPYYGRAVEPKTLSIASMVCGIASVIMGWLLLPQFAAIITGHLALRREPSGKGMSITGLVLGYLCLLGYGAIWLLFIIGLAVAATTGSNTGTF; encoded by the coding sequence ATGAGCAACCAGCCATCCCAGGGACCTGACTACCAGCGCAGCGGTTCTTCGCCCTGGCCCGGCTACCAGCCGCCGCCGCAGAACCAGGGGCCTTCCTACGGGCAGCCGCAGTATGGCCAGTCCCAGTACAACCCGGGGCAGTACGGCCAAGGACAGTACAACAACGCCCAGTACGGCCAGCCCCAGTACTTCGGCCAGCCGTACTACGGCAGGGCGGTGGAACCGAAGACCCTGAGCATCGCCAGCATGGTCTGCGGCATCGCGTCGGTGATCATGGGCTGGCTGCTGCTGCCCCAGTTCGCCGCCATCATCACCGGCCACCTGGCCCTGCGCCGCGAACCCTCGGGCAAGGGAATGTCCATCACCGGCCTGGTGCTGGGCTACCTCTGCCTGCTGGGCTACGGCGCCATTTGGCTGCTGTTCATCATTGGCCTGGCCGTCGCCGCCACCACAGGGTCGAACACCGGCACCTTCTAG
- a CDS encoding FadR/GntR family transcriptional regulator: MEKTARLGLERVSRPRLYEQLVEQILAYIESAQLKPGDLLPAERDLAERLGVSRATLAQALVALEVLGVIDVQHGTGAVLARRPSVASVVKGLREHQSRLPEIVEARSTLEVKLAALAAERRTDADLAAIDNALDVMSKEIDDGDRGAQGDELFHQAVTAAAHSSVLAQLMAFIAEMILETRMESLGQPGRPEQSLASHRKIADAIRAQDADAAAKAMLAHIELVSDVELLR; encoded by the coding sequence GTGGAGAAGACAGCACGGCTGGGCCTGGAGCGGGTCTCGCGGCCGCGGCTTTACGAACAGTTGGTGGAGCAGATCCTTGCGTACATTGAGTCCGCCCAGCTGAAGCCCGGCGACCTCCTCCCGGCGGAACGGGACCTCGCTGAGCGGCTTGGGGTTTCCCGCGCCACGCTGGCCCAGGCCCTGGTGGCCCTGGAAGTACTGGGCGTGATCGATGTGCAGCATGGCACCGGCGCCGTCCTGGCCCGGCGGCCCAGCGTCGCCTCGGTGGTCAAGGGCCTGCGCGAGCACCAGAGCCGGCTGCCGGAAATCGTGGAAGCCCGCAGCACCCTGGAAGTCAAGCTTGCCGCCCTCGCGGCGGAACGCCGGACCGACGCAGACCTGGCCGCCATCGACAACGCCCTGGACGTCATGTCGAAGGAAATCGACGACGGCGACCGCGGCGCCCAGGGCGACGAACTGTTCCACCAAGCCGTCACCGCCGCAGCCCACTCCTCGGTGCTCGCGCAGCTGATGGCCTTCATCGCCGAGATGATCCTGGAAACCCGGATGGAGTCGCTGGGCCAGCCCGGACGCCCCGAGCAATCCCTCGCCTCGCACCGGAAGATCGCCGATGCAATCCGTGCGCAAGACGCGGATGCCGCCGCGAAGGCCATGCTGGCGCATATCGAGCTGGTCTCGGACGTGGAACTGCTCCGCTAG
- a CDS encoding SLC13 family permease, giving the protein MSAPVLSIIILAAMFLLATVLPLNMGALAFVGAFLLGALVLGMSTNEILANFPGGLFLTIVGVTYLFAIAQNNGTIDLLVRGAVKLVGSRVALIPWVMFAITAVITAVGALSPAAVAIIAPIALSFAGKYKISPLLMGMMVIHGAQAGGFSPIAVYGVTVNGILAKTDLAFSPTALFLSSLIFNLVIAMVLFVVLGGKNLLSSRVGHFVEQAAEARMSVSVGAKAAGGDVPFKGFGSGMYGPRDPAGDGIAATKERKDRIPQLVTIAGLIVLAVVALGFKMDVGFVSITIAIVLALVSPAAQKGAINKISWSTVLLICGMLTFVGVLEEAGTIKFVSSGVADMGMPLLAALIICFIGAVVSAFASSTAILAALIPLAVPFLSTGEIGAVGVICALAVSATIVDVSPFSTNGALVLANAPEGVDKDQFYKRILGYSGIVIVAGPVLAWLALVVPGWL; this is encoded by the coding sequence ATGTCCGCTCCTGTCTTATCGATCATCATCCTGGCGGCGATGTTCCTGCTCGCCACCGTCCTGCCCCTGAATATGGGGGCGCTTGCCTTCGTCGGCGCGTTCCTGCTCGGCGCCCTGGTGCTGGGCATGTCCACCAACGAGATCCTGGCCAACTTCCCCGGTGGCCTCTTCCTGACCATCGTCGGCGTCACGTACCTGTTCGCCATCGCGCAGAACAACGGCACCATCGACCTGCTGGTCCGCGGCGCGGTCAAGCTGGTAGGCAGCCGCGTGGCCCTCATTCCCTGGGTCATGTTCGCCATCACCGCCGTCATTACCGCCGTGGGCGCACTGTCTCCCGCCGCCGTTGCCATCATCGCTCCCATCGCCCTGAGCTTTGCCGGCAAGTACAAGATCAGCCCGCTGCTGATGGGCATGATGGTGATCCACGGCGCCCAGGCCGGGGGCTTCTCACCCATCGCGGTCTACGGCGTTACGGTCAACGGCATCCTTGCCAAGACCGATCTCGCCTTCAGCCCCACGGCACTGTTCCTCTCGAGCCTCATTTTCAACCTGGTCATCGCGATGGTGCTCTTCGTGGTCCTGGGCGGCAAGAACCTCCTGTCCTCCAGGGTGGGCCACTTTGTGGAGCAGGCGGCCGAGGCCCGGATGTCCGTCAGCGTCGGTGCCAAGGCCGCCGGCGGCGACGTCCCCTTCAAGGGCTTCGGCTCCGGCATGTACGGCCCCCGGGACCCCGCCGGCGACGGTATCGCTGCCACCAAGGAGCGCAAGGACCGGATCCCGCAGCTGGTCACCATTGCCGGCCTGATTGTGCTGGCCGTCGTGGCCCTCGGTTTCAAGATGGACGTCGGCTTTGTGTCCATCACCATCGCCATCGTGCTGGCCCTGGTGTCACCCGCAGCGCAGAAGGGCGCCATCAACAAGATCAGCTGGTCCACAGTGCTGCTGATCTGCGGCATGCTGACGTTCGTTGGAGTGCTGGAGGAAGCCGGCACCATCAAGTTCGTGTCCAGCGGCGTGGCCGACATGGGAATGCCGCTCCTTGCAGCCCTCATCATTTGCTTCATCGGCGCCGTGGTGTCCGCCTTTGCGTCCTCCACTGCCATCCTTGCGGCCCTCATCCCGTTGGCCGTCCCGTTCCTTTCCACCGGCGAAATCGGCGCCGTGGGCGTTATCTGCGCGCTCGCCGTCTCCGCCACCATCGTGGACGTCTCGCCGTTCTCCACCAACGGCGCCCTGGTGCTCGCCAACGCCCCCGAGGGCGTGGACAAGGACCAGTTCTACAAGCGGATCCTCGGCTACAGCGGGATCGTCATTGTGGCCGGACCCGTCCTGGCGTGGCTGGCATTGGTGGTCCCCGGCTGGCTCTAA
- a CDS encoding CaiB/BaiF CoA transferase family protein — MSTENRQGPLAGHTVVDLSRALAGPHAGMMLADLGARVIKVENPGTGDDTRGWGPPFVGPEDDLQSTYFMSCNRNKESITLDLKSDDGKAVLRGLLERADVVIENFRPGVMDRLGFSTGAMHEINPRLVILSITGFGHDGPESQRSGYDQILQGEAGLMSLTGSGPDDPQRVGVPIADLLSGMNGVAGVLAALVERNRTGQGKVVRTSLLASLIGVHAFQGTRTTVAGEVPQAQGNHHPSIAPYGLFKCKDGSVQISVGSEKLWQSFAAAFGLDLAAPGFASNAERVRNRAEVIAAVERAFAAYGAEELLQKLNDAGIPAGKVRSLDEVYAWEQVASQGLVVDVEHPLLGKVSLPGPPLRFFAPGDAAETTGKHHDAPPLLNEDGPAIREWLGLASAAGNGTAPGAE, encoded by the coding sequence ATGAGCACCGAGAACCGCCAAGGCCCCCTGGCCGGGCACACCGTCGTCGACCTCAGCCGGGCACTGGCCGGACCGCACGCCGGCATGATGCTGGCGGACCTCGGCGCCCGTGTCATCAAGGTGGAAAACCCGGGCACGGGGGATGACACCCGGGGCTGGGGCCCGCCCTTCGTGGGCCCGGAGGACGACCTGCAATCCACCTACTTCATGTCCTGCAACCGCAACAAGGAATCCATCACCCTTGACCTGAAAAGCGACGACGGCAAGGCAGTGCTCCGCGGCCTGCTGGAACGGGCAGATGTCGTGATCGAGAACTTCCGGCCGGGCGTCATGGACCGGCTAGGCTTCTCCACCGGCGCCATGCACGAGATCAACCCGCGCCTGGTGATCCTGTCCATCACCGGCTTTGGCCATGACGGGCCCGAATCCCAGCGCAGCGGCTATGACCAGATCCTGCAGGGTGAAGCCGGCCTGATGTCCCTCACCGGGTCGGGCCCGGACGATCCCCAGCGGGTGGGGGTTCCCATTGCCGACCTGCTCTCCGGGATGAACGGGGTGGCCGGCGTGCTGGCCGCCCTGGTGGAGCGGAACCGGACAGGCCAGGGCAAGGTGGTGCGCACGTCGCTGCTGGCATCGCTGATCGGGGTCCATGCCTTCCAGGGCACCAGGACCACCGTCGCCGGCGAAGTTCCGCAGGCCCAGGGCAACCATCACCCGTCCATCGCCCCCTACGGCCTGTTCAAGTGCAAGGACGGCAGCGTGCAGATCAGCGTCGGCAGCGAGAAGCTGTGGCAGTCGTTCGCTGCGGCCTTTGGCCTGGACCTGGCCGCCCCGGGCTTTGCCAGCAACGCCGAAAGGGTGCGGAACCGCGCAGAGGTGATTGCCGCCGTCGAACGGGCCTTTGCGGCGTACGGCGCGGAGGAGTTGCTGCAAAAACTGAACGACGCCGGGATCCCGGCCGGGAAGGTCCGCTCACTGGACGAGGTGTACGCCTGGGAGCAGGTGGCGTCCCAGGGGCTGGTGGTGGATGTGGAGCATCCCCTGCTCGGCAAAGTCAGCCTGCCCGGCCCGCCGCTGCGGTTCTTCGCCCCCGGCGACGCCGCCGAAACCACCGGGAAGCACCATGATGCCCCGCCGCTGCTCAACGAGGACGGGCCGGCGATCCGGGAGTGGCTGGGCCTCGCTTCTGCGGCCGGCAACGGCACGGCTCCCGGGGCCGAATAG
- a CDS encoding acetyl-CoA carboxylase carboxyltransferase subunit alpha/beta — MATAEKVRHLKATELLDAVVDPGSFISWDTEPEQPVLSSEYARDLARARERSGADESVITGAGFIRGRRVALIVSEFSFLAGSIGHAAAQRIVAAVERATAEGLPLLAGPASGGTRMQEGTLAFLSMVKITGAVRAHRQAGLPYLVYLRHPTTGGVMASWGSLGHINVAEPGALLGFLGPRVYEALYGEPFPENVQVAENLFQKGLIDGVVEPGDLADLVGRALDILAMKEGAAAGVPAPPETLNVRPSTVDAWTSIEISRRQRRPDLRQLLKFGATDALPLNGTGQGEKDPGLLLALARFGSQPCIVLGHARPLRKDAAGMGPGSLREARRGMKLAEELRLPLLTVIDTAGAALSQEAEEGGLAGEIARSLHELIGLESPSVSVLLGQGAGGGALALLPADRTIAAQHSWLSPLPPEGASAIVHRTTAFAPNMAQAQGVNVTALYANGLVDHIVDERGDASVEPREFCSRMARAIEYELVSVAGVPVPELVAARARKFASLGSR; from the coding sequence ATGGCGACGGCGGAGAAGGTGCGGCACTTGAAAGCGACCGAACTGCTGGATGCGGTGGTGGACCCGGGTTCATTCATCTCATGGGATACGGAGCCGGAACAGCCGGTCCTGTCCTCTGAGTACGCCCGCGACCTGGCCAGGGCCCGCGAACGCAGCGGCGCGGACGAGTCGGTCATCACCGGTGCCGGTTTCATCAGAGGCCGCCGGGTGGCGCTGATCGTCAGCGAATTCTCCTTCCTGGCCGGGTCGATAGGCCACGCGGCGGCGCAAAGGATCGTTGCCGCCGTCGAACGTGCCACTGCGGAGGGCCTGCCGCTGCTGGCCGGCCCCGCGTCCGGGGGGACGCGGATGCAGGAAGGGACGCTTGCGTTCCTGTCGATGGTCAAGATCACCGGTGCCGTCCGGGCGCACCGCCAGGCCGGGCTTCCGTACCTTGTCTATCTGCGACACCCCACCACCGGCGGCGTCATGGCATCCTGGGGATCGCTGGGGCACATCAACGTGGCCGAGCCCGGCGCGCTGCTGGGATTCCTGGGCCCGCGGGTGTACGAGGCGCTGTACGGCGAACCGTTCCCTGAGAACGTACAGGTGGCGGAGAACCTCTTCCAGAAGGGTTTGATCGACGGCGTCGTGGAACCTGGCGACCTGGCCGACCTGGTGGGCCGGGCGCTGGACATCCTGGCCATGAAGGAGGGTGCCGCTGCAGGGGTTCCCGCTCCGCCCGAGACCCTCAACGTCCGCCCCTCGACCGTTGATGCCTGGACGTCCATCGAGATCTCGCGGCGGCAGCGGCGGCCCGACCTCCGCCAGTTGTTGAAGTTCGGTGCCACCGACGCGCTGCCCCTGAACGGGACCGGGCAGGGCGAGAAGGACCCGGGGCTGCTGTTGGCCCTGGCGCGCTTTGGCAGCCAGCCATGCATCGTGCTGGGGCATGCGCGTCCGCTGCGGAAGGACGCGGCCGGCATGGGGCCAGGTTCGCTGCGGGAAGCGCGCCGGGGGATGAAGCTGGCGGAGGAGTTGCGCCTGCCCCTGCTTACCGTCATCGACACCGCGGGCGCAGCCCTGTCGCAGGAGGCGGAGGAAGGCGGGCTTGCGGGTGAGATTGCGCGCTCGCTGCACGAACTGATCGGGCTGGAATCGCCGTCGGTCTCCGTGCTGCTGGGCCAGGGCGCAGGGGGCGGCGCCCTTGCGCTGCTCCCGGCCGACCGGACCATCGCGGCGCAGCACAGCTGGCTTTCGCCGCTGCCCCCGGAGGGTGCCAGTGCCATCGTGCACCGGACCACCGCGTTCGCCCCGAACATGGCGCAGGCACAGGGTGTGAACGTCACGGCACTGTATGCCAACGGCCTGGTGGACCACATCGTGGATGAGCGCGGCGATGCTTCTGTGGAACCACGTGAATTCTGCAGCCGGATGGCCAGGGCCATTGAGTACGAGCTGGTTTCCGTGGCCGGTGTTCCCGTGCCTGAGCTGGTGGCGGCCCGGGCCCGCAAGTTCGCCAGCCTGGGCTCCCGCTGA
- a CDS encoding dihydrofolate reductase family protein yields MNHVTLDGVMQGPGRPDEDTRGGFSDGGWAVPYADQATVQKMGERTGPDHAFLFGRRTYGQLLASWNAQGGPFKEALNNTPKYVATRDPATRLEWPNSMLLHGDVPAAVQELRESFASNLVIMGSGVLIRALMAAGQIDEYLLMIHPVVLGNGQQLFAGGTKTPLRLIEADHTSTGVLMALYTPDKPD; encoded by the coding sequence ATGAACCACGTGACGCTCGACGGCGTCATGCAAGGTCCCGGCCGGCCGGATGAGGATACGCGGGGCGGATTCAGCGACGGCGGCTGGGCGGTTCCCTACGCCGACCAGGCCACGGTGCAGAAGATGGGCGAACGGACGGGTCCGGACCATGCCTTCCTGTTCGGGCGGCGTACCTACGGGCAGCTCCTCGCGTCATGGAACGCCCAGGGCGGCCCCTTCAAGGAGGCCCTGAACAACACGCCGAAGTACGTCGCTACCAGGGATCCGGCAACCAGGCTGGAGTGGCCGAACTCCATGCTCCTGCACGGTGACGTTCCCGCGGCCGTGCAGGAACTCCGGGAAAGCTTCGCCTCCAACCTCGTCATCATGGGCAGCGGAGTGCTGATCCGCGCACTCATGGCTGCCGGCCAGATTGACGAATACCTGCTGATGATCCACCCGGTCGTCCTGGGCAACGGGCAACAGCTTTTCGCGGGCGGCACCAAAACCCCGCTGCGGCTCATCGAAGCCGACCATACAAGCACCGGCGTCCTCATGGCTTTGTACACCCCGGACAAGCCTGATTAG